One region of Luteolibacter yonseiensis genomic DNA includes:
- a CDS encoding acetate/propionate family kinase encodes MNATDLEFLKSRVTLFANFSDARREEIAKGSRIEFFGQGTLIADAGDEFHFLGVVMDGTITASVQAADGGRQDLGRLGPGDTFGEMALLSGDPMLADLTAESACRVLLVPLTLFQSHIMAEPRAVRHISRTIGQRFQRAMGDPATAAALTNKEDVSGLLELKGERPECVLVLNCGSSSLKYSIFDTRNPDDTVHGHIESIGTYGTRLVQRGPKGVLAHELPQGGYAEAFGAMLSALMDPHAQVIREASAISAVGHRVVHGGRKFTGAVLIDDVVLAGIELLSPLAPLHNPLNAAGIREARRVFPAVPHVAVFDTAFHATLPSHAYLYGLPNEYYEDKGIRRYGFHGLSHNYVSLAAARFLKRRPREFKIVSCHLGSGASVCAIDHGRSVDTSMGFTPGEGLIMGTRCGDIDSGVLAFLARTEGLSAAQIDDLLNKQSGLFGLSGISSDMREVEQEADAGDAEALAALKTFCYRVRKYIGAYIAAMGGLDVLIFTAGIGQGSAGVRATALQGLRCMGILLDEERNRAASGGTEITRISSDTSPVTVLVVPTDEERMIARETLRTLSRDYLVRTSEACRTEPIPIEVSAHHIHLTQQHVEALFGAGHQLTHHSDLSQPGQFACKEQLTIVGPKGRIERVRVLGPVRKATQVEIAMTEQFKLGIHPPIRESGDIDGSPGCTLEGPSGSVTIDRGVICALRHIHMTPADALRYGIKDKSTVRVRVAGDRELLFGDVRIRVDPHFALAMHIDTDEANAANLKNGAEGFIVGIQTED; translated from the coding sequence ATGAACGCGACCGATCTCGAATTTCTCAAATCCAGAGTCACACTGTTCGCGAATTTTTCGGACGCGCGCCGGGAGGAAATCGCCAAGGGTTCCCGTATCGAGTTCTTCGGGCAGGGCACCCTGATCGCGGACGCCGGTGATGAATTCCATTTCCTCGGCGTGGTCATGGATGGAACCATCACCGCCTCCGTGCAGGCGGCGGATGGAGGACGGCAGGATCTCGGGCGACTGGGCCCCGGCGATACGTTCGGAGAGATGGCGCTGCTGAGCGGCGATCCGATGCTGGCGGATCTGACGGCGGAGTCCGCCTGCCGCGTGCTGCTCGTGCCGCTCACGCTTTTCCAGTCCCACATCATGGCGGAGCCGCGCGCCGTGCGCCATATCTCCCGCACCATCGGACAGCGGTTCCAACGGGCGATGGGGGACCCGGCCACGGCCGCGGCGCTGACCAACAAGGAGGACGTGAGCGGCCTGCTGGAGCTCAAGGGCGAACGCCCCGAGTGCGTCCTGGTGCTGAACTGTGGTTCGTCATCCCTCAAATACAGCATCTTCGACACAAGGAATCCGGACGACACGGTTCACGGTCACATCGAAAGCATCGGCACCTACGGAACCCGGCTGGTCCAGCGCGGACCGAAGGGGGTGCTCGCGCACGAGCTCCCGCAGGGCGGCTACGCGGAAGCCTTCGGAGCGATGCTCTCCGCACTCATGGACCCCCACGCCCAGGTGATCCGCGAGGCTTCGGCGATCAGCGCGGTCGGCCACCGGGTGGTCCATGGAGGCAGGAAATTCACCGGAGCGGTGCTCATCGACGACGTGGTGCTCGCCGGGATCGAATTGCTGAGCCCCCTCGCACCGCTGCACAATCCGTTGAACGCGGCCGGCATCCGCGAGGCACGGCGGGTTTTCCCGGCGGTGCCTCATGTCGCGGTGTTCGACACGGCATTCCACGCCACTCTGCCCAGCCACGCGTATCTCTACGGCCTGCCGAACGAATATTACGAAGATAAGGGAATACGCCGCTACGGCTTCCACGGCCTGTCGCACAACTACGTCTCGCTCGCGGCGGCACGCTTCTTGAAGCGCCGTCCGCGTGAGTTCAAGATCGTGAGCTGCCATCTCGGCAGCGGAGCTTCTGTCTGCGCGATCGATCACGGACGCTCGGTGGACACATCGATGGGTTTCACCCCCGGCGAAGGGTTGATCATGGGGACACGGTGCGGCGACATCGATTCCGGAGTGCTGGCGTTCCTCGCACGCACCGAGGGCCTCAGCGCGGCGCAGATCGACGATCTCCTCAACAAGCAAAGCGGCCTGTTCGGGCTGTCCGGCATTTCGAGCGACATGCGGGAGGTGGAACAGGAGGCCGATGCCGGGGATGCGGAGGCGCTCGCGGCTCTCAAGACGTTCTGCTACCGCGTGCGGAAATACATCGGCGCCTACATCGCCGCCATGGGCGGGCTGGACGTGCTCATCTTCACGGCAGGCATCGGCCAAGGCAGCGCCGGGGTGCGCGCCACGGCGTTGCAAGGGCTGCGATGCATGGGAATCCTTCTTGATGAAGAGCGCAACCGGGCCGCGAGCGGCGGCACCGAGATCACCCGGATCTCCTCCGACACCTCCCCTGTCACCGTGCTCGTGGTGCCGACCGATGAAGAGCGCATGATCGCGCGTGAGACCCTGCGCACCCTCAGCCGCGACTACCTGGTGCGCACGAGCGAGGCGTGCCGGACGGAGCCGATCCCGATCGAGGTCTCCGCACACCACATCCATCTGACCCAGCAGCACGTGGAAGCGCTGTTCGGCGCCGGCCACCAGCTCACACACCACAGCGATCTTTCGCAGCCCGGCCAGTTCGCCTGCAAGGAGCAGCTGACCATCGTCGGCCCGAAAGGCCGCATCGAGCGGGTGCGGGTGCTCGGCCCCGTGCGGAAAGCCACCCAGGTCGAGATCGCGATGACCGAGCAGTTCAAGCTCGGCATCCATCCTCCGATCCGCGAGTCCGGCGACATCGACGGCTCGCCAGGCTGCACGCTGGAAGGACCGTCCGGCAGCGTGACGATCGACCGGGGCGTGATCTGTGCGCTGCGCCACATCCACATGACTCCGGCCGACGCGCTGCGTTATGGAATCAAGGACAAGTCCACGGTGCGCGTCCGCGTGGCCGGTGATAGGGAACTGCTCTTCGGCGACGTGCGCATCCGGGTGGATCCCCATTTCGCCCTCGCAATGCACATCGACACCGACGAAGCCAATGCCGCGAATCTGAAAAACGGCGCCGAGGGCTTCATTGTCGGGATCCAGACGGAGGATTGA